In Holophagaceae bacterium, the sequence CTTCAGACGGCCACCGCAACCATCAACGTGGTGAACAACGTGACCTTCGCCCTCTATGGGTTTCCGGACCAGGGCCATCTGTACGTCGGGGACGGCGCGATGTTCGGTCCGGTCCTGGGACCCGAAGGGATCGACCGGACCATCGCCTGGAGCATCCTCCCGGGCGGCGCCGGCGGCCAGCTCGTGGATATGAGCTGGTACCAGGATTACTACGCTCCCACCGCCCCCGGAACCGCCACAATCCGCGCGGTGCCGGCGGCGGATCCCACCAAGGCGGCCCAGAGGACCCTGATCGTTGATCCCGCGCCTCCCGGGTCGGGCTGGGCCCTCTCCACCGTAGGATCTCCCGCAAGGACGCGCATCGCCCCAGCCATGGCCACGATGCCCGACGACCGCGTGGTCATCGCGGGAGGCGGAGGGGGACCGACGTGGTACTACAACGAGCTGGTGGAAGTGTACGCGCCGGGTGCGGGGACCTTTTCCAGCCTGGCCAACCCGCTGCCGGCAGGACGCATGTTCACGACCCTCACCCCCCTGGACGCCAACCGGTTGCTCGTGGCCGGCGGCGAAATCCGCTACGACCAGGCGTCCAATACGGGCGAAGTGGTCAACCTTCAAACCGGGGCCGTGACCCCTGCGACCGGAACCCTCCGCGTGCCCCGCATGGGCCACCAGGCCACCAGCCTCACCACGGGCCCCAACGCCGGAAAGGTGTTGCTCACTGGGGGCATCGACATGCCCATCTACGGGGCGGTGAATGCTACCGCGGACCTCTTCGATCCCGCTGGCAATGCCTTCTCGCCCTTCGCCCAGAACATGGAGGTGGCGCGGGTCTGGCATACCGCCACGCGCCTCAACGACGGGCGTGTGCTCATCGTGGGTGGCCGGGACGGCCAGACCGAACAGGCCACGGCCGAGATCTTCGATCCCATGGCGGGAACCTTCACCTACACCGCCGGCCCCATGGCCCAGGGACGGGCCTATCACACCGCCACGCTCCTCAACGACGGGCGGGTCCTCATCACCGGAGGCACGACTCCGGGCGGCGTCACCCGCACCTGTGAAATCTTCAACCCCGCCACGGGCACCTTCTCCGCGGCCCCGGACATGAACGAACCCCGCGCGTTCCATACCGCCACCTTGATCTCCGGGGGCACCGAGGTCGTGGTCGCAGGAGGCAACTCCGGCAACTACCGATACCACGCCAGCGTGGAGACCTGGACGACCGGGCAACCCGCCTGGAGCCTGCCGACCCTGATGCGCCGGCCCCGCCAATGGCACGGTGCAGCTCTCCTTCCCGACGGGAGCGTACTCCTGCTCGGCGACCTGGCCGGCGGCGCAACCCCCAGCGCGGACATCCTGGACTGACCTAGACGACCCGGGACCACCTGATCGCCTTCCTCACCTCTGCAACTCGATGACCCCCTCGCGGTTCAGCTCCACGCTGCCCATTCCCCTGTACCTTCAATTGCAGCGAAGCCTGCGCCGCCTGATATATACCCTCAGAACGGCACCCTAAATCCTCCATGCGATCTGCACACCCGTCACTCACGATGGAACGGCCCAATCCAACAGAACCAATTCGTCAATCCGATGAAAGTGCTTGGTGTGGTTGGTGACGAGGGCATGGCCATGCGCGAGCGCCGTGCTTGCGATCAACAGATCCCGATCCTGGATCATCGTGGCCTTGAGCCGATGCTTCAGGCGACCGCGCCCGCATCGAAGGGGAGCACGGAATAGGAGGCTCGCAGGTCAGCGATGGGCCCATCGAGTTTTGCTGCGCGGTCAGGATAGTTGTATTTCCCGTGCATGAGTTTCGCGAGCACACCGGCGCCCCAAACCCACGGCTTTCACCAGATCAAAGTTCATGTGGCGGGCTGGGGCTGGCGGTCTCCGCTCACGGCGCGCTCCAGGATTTCCGCTTCCATGGAACGCCGATGGGCGTGGGCAAGCGGTTTGACGCCCAGCACGACCAGCTCGGGGACCTTGCGGACACGGATGGTGGGCAAGGAAACGTCCAAGATTCAGTTTAGGGTTGCCTCAAAATCATGCAGGCAGAATGCTTTCATGCACGATTTAATCAACGGATCAGACGGTTTCCCCCCCTTTTTTCTCCGCAGGGAATTCATCAGGCCGCGACCCGATTGCGCCCCTCCTCCTTGGCCTTATAAAGCGCCGCGTCGGCTTGGGCGATGGTCTCTTCAATGCTTCGGTCGGTCAGGTGCTCGGCCACCCCCAGGGACAGGGTCACTTGGATCCGTGAGCCATCGAGGTCGATGACAAGCTCAGAGATCGCCGTGCGCGTGGACTCGGCCGCATGCACCGCCCCTTCTTTCCCCGTGTCCGGCAGCAGGAGGATGAATTCCTCTCCCCCCCATCGGGCGGCCACATCCTGGCTTCGCAGGGGGGAACGGATGGCACCCGCCACGGCCTTCAGCACGGCGTCGCCCGCCGCGTGCCCCAGGGAGTCGTTGACGCGCTTGAAGTGGTCCAGGTCCGACAGCACGATGGAGACGGGTTTCCCCGATCGGCGGCTCCGTGCGAGCGCGCCGTCGGTGGCTTCGAGGAAACCCCGTCGGTTCGGCAATCCCGTTAGCGAATCGGTTCGGGAGGCCTCTTCTTCACGCTCGAAACGGTTGATGAGGGAGCGGGTGGACGCCAGGAACAGGACCATGAACCCCACGAAGGGAAGCCCGTTGGGGATTGGGGCGAGGCGAAACTCCTTCAGGAGGTCGAGGATGAGGCACGCGGTAAGGACCAGGAAGCCTTTCGCCACCAGTCTCGGATCGCTGCCGCCTTCCCTGGCCGCACGGATGGCTCGCGCCATGGCCCAGCCGAGGAGGACGAAGCAGCCCAGGAGGAGGATAGGTAGGAGCCGGGGAAGCAGAAGTCCAGGGATGGGAGCCAGTATCAATACAAAGGTTTGGAGAATTCTGGCGACCCGGCCCGCCTGTTTGTGGCCGAGCGAGCAGACCAGCTCGAACAGACACACCGTGGCCACCGCGACCCCGATTCCGTTCAGCGCCTCGATCCAAGGTGGTGCCGCAAGTTCGAGGCGGCGGACCACCATGCCCGTGATGTCCACCATGAGCGCGCCTGCGCTGGAGCCCGCCAGCCATAAGTGGCCCATGCGATCCTGGCGGCGGAACCATAGCGCCAGATTGATCGTCCCGAAAACCAGGTAGACACCCGCTCCGAAGGCCTCCCAAAGTTCCACGGGCAAGGCCGTGGATCTGACCATGTGGCCGAGAGCGCCCAGCATTCCCCCTCCTTCGCCCTTAGCCTACACCGGCACCGCTGGCTCCACCTTCCAGCCTGTGGAAGGCGAGGCCTCCCCGGCGTAGTGCCGTCGTGCCTATCCACTTTGAATCCCTAAACGGCTCTCAAACGAATTTTCCCGGTGGAGGTTGGCTTGCGTTCCTATCCGCGCTTCTTCCCCGGCTTCGGGCCGCGCACAGTGCCTTTGGGTGGCTTGATTCTGGAAGTCGGAGCAGGTCGATCACCATGGCTCCGCGCCTCGGTGTTTCGCGCTGCGGGCCGGTCATCCCGTCCCCGTGCCGGAGGGCGGCCTGTCCGGGCTGGTTTTTCGGTTCGGGTTGGCCGCTCCGAAGAACGTCGAGGCGTTTCTCTGGAAGATGGCCTGGCTTCGTTCCGCACACGTGCGGTGGGTTTCGGCGCCCGTCGCTCGGGCACGAAATCCGATTCCCTCAGGGTCGCGGGGCCAGCAAGCGTGGGAACGAACGTGTAGGGCTTCCCTTTGGCGTCGCTGGCGGTGGCTTCGGCCACCCAGGCGCTGACCCGGCGGAGATCCTCGTCCACACCGATGATCTCGACCTTCACGGCATCGCCGATGGAAAGCACCACCTGGCCCTTCATGCCCGTGGCCTTGGTGCGGTTTTCGTCCAGAAAGAAATTGCCTCCGAGTGCTCCCAGGGGCACGCCGACTTCCACGAAGGGCGAGTCCAACCGCACGAAGGCCACCTTGGGCGAGAAGCCCTGGATGCGGCCCGAGAAGCGGCGGCCGATCTTGGGTTTCATCAAGAGACAGGTCTTCCAGCGATCATTTTCCCGCTCGGCTTCGGTGGATTTCTGCTCGGCGTCGCTGGCCTGTTTCGCGATGAGCGCCATCTGGGCATGAAGGGTCTCGGGCAGCCTTTCGCCCCGCAGGACCTTGCGCAGATAGCGATGGACGATGAGGTCGGGATAGCGGCGGATGGGCGAGGTGAAATGCAGGTAGTCCTGCAAGGCCAGCCCGGAATGCCCGATGTTGTCGGCGCTGTATTCCGCGCGCTTGAGGGACCGCAGCAGCATGGTGTTGAGCATGACCTCCAGCGGGCCGCCTCGGATCTTGTCCAGCAGCGCGTTGAGCACTTCCGGCGTGGGCACTTCGTTGACCCGCAACAGGTCGAAGGTCCGGGCGATCTCGGCGAAGGTCTCCAGCTTCACCGGGTCGGGCTCGTCGTGGATGCGGTAGATCGTCGGGATTTTTTTCCGCGTGAAGAAGCGCGCCACGGCCTCGTTGGCGAAGAGCATGAACTCCTCGATCATGGTGTGGGCTTCGTGGTGCGCGTACTTGCGCGCGTCCACGGGGCGGCCTTCTTCGTCGAAGATGAATTCCGTTTCCTCGCTTTCGAACGCCAGCGCGCCGCGGCTCAGGCGCTTGGTGGTGAGCTGCCTTGACAGCACCAGACACTGGTCCAGCAGCCCGCAGACGTCCTCGCCGAGTTCAGCGCGCTTGCGCGGGGACAGATCCAGGCTGGCTTCCTTTACCTCGTCGTAGGTCAGGCGTTTGGTCGAGTGGATCACACTTTCCGTGAAGCGCGTCTCCACGATCTCAAGCTCAGGTGAGATGGTCAGCCACGCGGTCATGGTCAAGCGGTCCACGCCTTCGCGGAGCGAGCACAGGTCGCCGCTGAGGCGGTCCGGGATCATCGGGATGCATTCATCCGGGAAATAGACGCTGGTGCCGCGAAGGTTGGCCTCTGTATCAAGCGGTCCGCCTTCCTTCACGTAGTGGCTCACATCGGCGATATGGACCCCCAGAATCCAGCCGCCACCCTCGTTGTCGGGCAGCACTTCCAGCGAGATGGCGTCGTCGAAATCCTTGGCCGTGGGCGGATCCACCGTGACGATGACGAGGTCGCGCAGATCCTCGCGGCCCTTGATCCAATTGGTTGAAATCGCAGTGGGGAAGGGCGCCAGTTCGTTCATCACCTGAGGCGGGAATTCCGTGCGCAGGTTGAACAGCGCGGCCGTGAGCTTGTTTTCGATTTTAAGATCCGTGGACTTGCCCAGGCGGGCCACCACGGTGCCGCGGATCTGTTTGGACGCCAGATCAGGATCCAGCAGCACACTGACGAAATCGCCGTCCTGGGCCAGGTCGGTCTCTGGCACCGCGATGATCTGGGACATTCGGGGCTCGATGGGAATGGCGCGCCAGCCCCAATCCTGTTTCTGCAAGTGCGCGGGCAGCGGATCGGTGCTGCGGGAAAGGATTTTCAGGATGCGGGCCTTGACCCTGCCTTCAAAGGTTTCCCCGCTGATCTCGGCCTGCACGCGATCGCCGTGGATGGCGTCGTGGGTCTCCCGCCAGTCCACCAGGATGTCCATCTTGGCGGCCTTGGTCAGGCCCATGGGGCGCAGGAAGCCGCCGGTCCCTTCGGGCTGGCCCAGGAAGGTCGCTTCGAAGGTCTCGAAGTCGCGGATGGCCGCGCCGGGTTTGGGCGGGGCGGGATCCTTGGACCTGGCAGGACGGCGATCAGCGGCGCGGTGTGTGGTTTTCGGAATGAAGCGGCTCTTGCCGTGGTTGGTCATGCATCAGCATATCAGCGGACCGGCTTTATCCCATGGCAACGGGGTCACTGCACCAGCACCAGCTTCGATTCGAATCCCTCGGCGGCTTCCTTGTTGAAGGTCCCCGGGGGCTTAGAGTCCGCCCGCCAAAAACCGGCTGCGCAGGGCCAGGGCGCGGCTTGTCTTGGCCTCATTTATGAATGTCCAAGGAAATGGGATGAAGGGGAGGGATGGGACATTAGAGAACGCACTTGTTTTCAGTTTTGATTCAGAGATCGATGTGAATCATTCAGTTTGCTGAATCAGTGAATCAATGATGCGAAATCTGATACCTGCTATTTGGCCTTGAACGCAAATCCATCCTCCAGCAGCCGGTTGATGGCAGCGCGATCCTTTTTCCAGGCCTGAAGACCCTTCTCTCGCTCCAAATAAGGAAAATTGATCTGTCGGTGTTCATGTTTCAACTTGAAGGAAATCAAGGTCTGGCCCATCTCCGGCATGGCATCCGCGGCCCAAAGACAATGCCGAAAAGGCGTATCCAACACTCTCGCTTCGAGGATGGGGCTCATGTCACCTATTACTCGAATCTGAGCGGTGAATTCAAGTTGGCCGCTCCTGTTCGAACCTACGGGGAGCTGGCGAGGCTCGCCTGGCCGTTGGATCTGGGGCGGGACAAGGTGCAGGCCCAAATCATCGTAATAAATTTCGCAATCGCCCCCGCCATACCGCCCACCCTTTGGGTGGATGAGGTCTGCTTCAACCTTGAAGGGTCGATCCAGTTCAAGAGGATCTGAGTAGGAAATTATCTCCAGCTTCCCATTGGGCGGCAGGCTTAGATGCCGATTTAGGAGGAATTCCCGGATTTCAGGCTTCCCACCAGCTCGCCCAACCGTCCTCAGACCCCATGCCTGGCCAGTCTCAGTGAACGTCAGGTGTCCGTCAAGTTGGCCGTTCTGTCGCAGCTCGGCCTTGAGGTCAACGGCCATGATGGCTTTCTGGATCGCTGCATCTGGGATCGATACCCATGTGCCCCCATCGGGAAGACAAATGAGCACTGACCGCCCCCGGTGGGCCTCCCCAAGCCAGCCGAAGGGGGTGAAGGGGTCCGTGGAATCAGCAAGGAGGAAACGCCCCCTGGGTGTGTCAACTTCTGCCGGAAGGCCGAGAGATTTCTGTAAGGGGATGGCGGTGATCAGGTGGTTGAATACGGCGAAAGGAGGCTGTTCAGGTAGCGCAGGCCCGTCCTTGATCCTGGCCAGCACAGGCGAGGCCTTGTAGCCTCTCGCCTCCAGCTCGGCGATGAAGAAGCAGGAGAGGTCCTTGCAATCGCCGTAGCGTTTGCGCCCTACTTCGGATGCATCCTCAGGCACCCACCCACGTTCGGGACTCAGGTAGACCTGTTTGTAAGTAAGTTCCCTTCCCATCCAGGCCCAGAGTGCCTGAAGGCCTAATAGTTCTTTCCCGGGTGGCGTCGCTAAACCGGTGCGCTTGGCCTTGGATTGATACTCGCCAGCGATCCAGATGGCAGGACTATTCCAGTTTGACCAGTCCGGAGCCCCTTTCAGGCCCGGGTCAAGGAAACGCACCCTCACTTCAGGGATGAAGCCCTCCCGGTAAGGAGTGCCGCCCTCATTGACCGAAAGCGCTGGAACATTGGAAAGGGCAATGGCTTGACCAGGAAGGTGTTCAGGTTGCGGAACCAATCCACCAAAATTCACCAGGTCCAAAATCGCTTCTACTTTTTCAAGGCTGGTAAAGAATCCCCCATTTTTTGAAATGGCCAGCTCCCACCGCCTCACTGGAAGGTTTTCCATTGGTCCCATCGCAGTAAAGGGACCAGCTGGAGATCTTTCAAATTCCAAACTCTCGAAGGCCACCCAGGAACCCTTGACCACTCTTTCGAGAACCGCACCTGTGATCACATTGGTATTAATGGAATCTGATTCACCCCCCTCTATCGCCACGACCTTCTCGCTGGCCAACCGGACAAGTTCGCCATCGGGACGCAGGTTCCAGCCTTTCAGCTTTTTCACCTTGCTGGCTTTTCCACCAAGCCCCCGGATCACAAATAGGCCTTCGGAGGTTCCCCTCTCGGTGAGAACTTTGACCAGCCTCAATTTGCGAGTGAGGATCTCGTTAGAACCGGCGTAGGCAACCTCCGTACGCTGCAGGATCACCCAGGCATCGTAGTCACCTGATGGCGCAGGGCTCGTGGCTACCGCCTGGGCATGGGGTTTGGCCCAATCCGGAAGTTTGGAAAGATCCTGAGCCATTCCAAGATGGATAGTGGCGATTCCAGCCAGGACAATGGCCCGCAACACAAGACGGCAGTACATGGCGTGACCTTTCGAGAGGGCCCGGGGGTCGTGATCAGCGTGTCAGAACCAGTGCGCGCGACTGCGCATCCTTCACCCAGCCGAGGAAATCCTTGAGCTCCCCATATGCCCCTGCATCAAAGAAAAAGCCTGTGACATCCACCTTCAAGGACACTTTGATAGAGCGGTCCGCCTGGGATTCCGCGGTCCAGGCAACGCTCCCGATGGCATTCCGCTTATGGAAGGGCGCAATACCTCCAAAAGAGTAACCTTCAGGAAGATGGATGGTGCTGGCTGCATTAAAAACCTTCCTGTAAGGAATCACAACCGGCTCCTTGCGATCTTTTGGAAACTCATCCGGAATCCACATGGCCCATTCGGTACCAGGAAAAGGGTAGACCATTCGGCGGCGTCCTTCCTCGCGAGTCACAAAGCCTTCGGCGTCCCACTGGAAGGGCTGCCGGGGATCCTGGGCATTGGCTACACGGGTCTTTTTTACGACGACGCCAGACCGCGGTTCTTCTAATAATTCTTTCAGATGCTTGTCCTGGCTATCCTGAGCTTCCTTCATGAAACGGGCACGCTGATGCCACTCTGAGTAGCCTGTAAAAGTGGCCTTCACTGAAAAGGCATCCGCTTCCTCTTCCGGCGTGATCGTCACGACATAGTTCGACTGATTCGTGGTCGATGGCTGTGCGCTTAGAACCAGCCTAGAGGCGACCCACGTCTTCGCGTCGATCTGCATGCAGGGTGTGCCTTGATAGTCCGGGTGCAGGATCCCGACCGGGAAGTACCTACGACCTGGCTCAGCCCAGACCATGCCACCTGGCGTTTTCACCCCAACCAGATAGCTCGTGAATTGGAATGGGTTCATTAGGTTGTATGCAAACATGCCGCTGTCCCGATCCATGACCAGGGCGATCTGAGGATTAAGACCAGCATCCTTCAAGAGGTTCACAAGGAACACCGCCATGCCCGCAGAAGTAGCGATGCCATGCCCAGCTGCCTTGTTCAGGTCGGAATCACTCCAGTAGCGATTAATCTGGGTGGCCTTGTCCGCGCGTGCCGCTTCTGTCAGCCAATCCAGGTTCGTGATGCGAGCATCAAGCCCCCGCATGAGGCAAGCCAATACGACTTCGGGTCCAGCTCCTGCGGGAACCTCCCCTAGAATCTGGTTTGACAATTCCTTGTAGGCCCCTCTCCGACTCACTTCCCGTTCGAAAAAATCCTTGTAATAGCTTTCAGCTGCACGTGCCCAGAAGGCATCGGCGCCCTCACGGAGCATGGGCGCGAGATCGGGAGGCAGGAAGAAAGAGTCGAAAAAGGGTGCTTGCCGGGTGGAATGAAGTGCGTACGGCACATCTGGAAATGGTGGTATATCCCGGAATATGAAAACTTTCTTGTTCCCCGAGGTGCTCTGCTCAGGCTTGTGCGTCTGAGAAGGGGACACCAAACTCGGGAAAGGGAATTGAAGGGGTAATTCGACAATGAGCTGTTTGATAGCAAAGACGTTCGCGAATTGAATGTGTAACGAGTTTGGCGAGCTGGCTGGCAGCGGGGAGTGGCCCCCCATGGATTTGTCTGAGGAGAGACGCCAGCTCAGGTCCAACACACAATCAGAGGTGAGTCCTGCAGGAATAACGACCTTCTCGCTTACGCCAAAACGAGCTGACTTCACGCTCCGTTCGGCAAAGTCTTTGCGCTGATTGAATGTCACAATACGGCCATCCTGCGTCACCACCCGGCTCTCAAAATTGTAGGCTTCCTTTGGGAAGGTCGGAAAGGACACCGCAGCTTTTCCTACCTCGCTCAGAATCCGAATGCGATAGATGTAATCCACAAATTTATTTTCGAAGCGGATGGTTTGAGAAAGGATCACCCCTCCTCTGATTCCCTTCGCAGGATCTTCCTTCATCCTCCACACCTCAGCAGGAACGGGGTCCCATCCCGCCGTGGCAGTAATGGGGATGAAACAAGCCAGGGTGAAAATGAGGCCACGACGCATACTGTTCCTCGCTGGGGAAAAGGTCATATTCGAAATCAGCCCGCCGAAAAAACTGTTGAACCACGCATAGGGGTAGCTTCTAAATTCAATTAATGAATAGATCATTTCATACTTTGCGGATAGCAAGTTAACAGACATGCGCACCCGGTCCGGTTCGCCTCGCGGACAACGGAGGCCTCGATTTCCCGGAAGCGCCCACGCGGAAATGAGCGGTCGGAAGTTCCTCCCGGCGCGTGATGCCTTGACCGATCCTGCGCCCGGAGGGGACCCTGGTGGCATGCGTCCCGTGGACCCCAGATCTCGCGCGAGCTGGGGGGCTTTTCCTTCCCCTTCTGGGCCGGGAGGAAGGCATCACCCGACGGGAATTGGCCACCCGGGTGGGGCTCGATCCCGCCACCCTGTCTGTCGCGCTGCGGAAATTGGAGGAGACGGGGATCATCGAGCCGCCCACGACTCCCGAAAACCGCCAGTCGCGGCGAGTAAGGTGCGCCCCCATGATCCAGCACCTCGGAGCGATCCTGAAGATGCTGAAGGAACTCGATGAGCTGGCCTTGGAGGGCATTCCTGAGAAGGAGATCGTCCTGGCCCGGCGGATGCTCGCGAAGATCCACCAGAACCTCGCTTCCGCCCAGGCCAGGAAATAAGAGCCGGAGAGGCGCCTAGCGGCCGGCCGGCAGGGACCTCAGGCCCGTGGCAATCTCGCGGCTCAAGTCCCCGAGGATCTGGCTGTGCGCCGCCAGGAGGGCCTCCGCGTCCAGCCCTTGGACGGGCCTTTGAAGGGTCGTCCTCTTAAACAGCAGGGCTGGGCCGCCTTGAGGAGGCGCCACCATCCATGTGGCCTGCAGGGTGAGTGTGCCGCCGGGCTTACCGTCCAACCTGTGCACATCCACCTCAATGCGATGGGTGGCTTTCACACGTTCGCCGTAGGGATAGGCCACCACCATGCCACTGCCCGTCAGCAGGGCGATGTTTTCGACCAGGATCCGCTGGATGTCCTTGTCCAGGCTGTTGCCCCAGCGATGCGACTCCATCAGGCTCAAGGCCCCCGGGCCGGCCTCCTGCACCATCTGGGGCCTTTGGAGCATCTCGGGCAATCGCACGGGCATGATCTCCAGAGCCAGGGAAGTCTGGGGAGTCGCCTGTCGCCCTGCTTCCATGGGCATGGGGCTGAGGGTGTGCAGCACTTCAAGGTTCGGCCGCGCGCATCCGATTCCCGCGGCCAGGGCCAGGATGAGGCAGGGAAGCGCCAATCGGATCATTTGGGTTTTCCTTTTCCGAAGATCAAGGATTCGGGGTGCCGTTCCAGGGTCTCCGCCAGATCGCGCAAGGCCCGGGCGGCCTTGTTGAATTCCTCCAGCGCGCTGCGCAGGTCCTGCTGGGTCGGGGAATCGGAACGGAGGGTTTTCTCCAGGGTCGCCAGGGTGGCCTGGCCTTGGGCCAGCGTGGCCTCAGCCTGGGGCACGGTCTTCTCATCCAGGCGGGCCATCAGCGCCTTGGCCTGTTTCAGCGTCTCCCTCAACACTGGAATGCTCGAGCGCAATTCGCCAACGACATCCTCCAGCGGAAGTTTCTGAAGTCGCTCGGAGAACTTGGTGAGGTTGGCCACCATGGTCGTCATGGCGCCCATGGTGGAGGGGATGGCCGGAATCTCCTCGTATTTTCCGTACCGGCCGATGCTCCGGGGCGGGGCGTCCGGATGGAAGCCCAGATCCACGAACAGGCTGCCGGTCAGCAGGGAGGCCGTCTTGAGCTGGGCGCGGAGTCCCCGCTTCACCAGCCTCTGGACCAGGGTTTTCGTGGAGGCATCCTTCGGACCCACCACCGAGAACCGCTCCGGCTCCAGCGCGATGAGCACGGGGATCTTTCCGTCGAGGCTGCCGGAATGGAATTCGAGTTTGAAGTCCTCCACCTGGCCCACCTGGATGCCCTGGTACTCAACTGGGGCGCCCCGCGTCAGTCCCCTCACGGATTCATCGAAATTCACCACATAGTAGTGGCGGTTGGTGAGCTCTTTTTCGTAGATCTTTTCGCGGCTCGGATAAAGGGTGAAAACATGGCCCGGCGGGGCGGCGCCGCTCCCGTCCAGGCTCATGGGGTTCTCGAAGGCGATGCCCCCGATGAGCAGGTCCACCAGGGAATCCGACCGCATCCGGAGGCCGTTGGCATCCACCGTCAGCCCCAACCCTCCCGAATCCCAGAAGCGGGTGTCCGTGCGCACCAGATCAGCGTAGGGGGCGTTGATGAAGATCTTGATGGAAACGCCCATCCCCTGCTTATCGAGATCGAATCCCGCCACTTCGCCCACGCGGATCTGCCGGAAATGCACCGGGGAGCCGATATTCAACGAGCCCAGCCGCTCGGCCCGGAGCCTGAACAGGGCGCCGGGCCGCTGGGACGTGTCGATGCTCGGTGTTTCCATGCCCGTGTAATCCCTGGCGAACAGGGTGGCCTCGCCGGGCTTGCCTGGATCCATTCCGATGTAGGCCCCGGAGAGCAGCGTCCCCAGGCCCGAAATGCCACCGGAGCCGATGCGCGCCCGGACGATCCAGAAACGGCTATTTTCGGAGAGCAGCCTGGCCGCCTCCCGTTTCATCTCGGCCTTGACCACCACATGGCTGAGGTCGCGGCTCAGGCTGATGGCGGAGACCTTGCCGATTTCGACATCCTTGTAGCGGATGCGCGTCTGGCCGGCCTCCAGGCCTTCGGCGCCGAGGAAGGTGATGGTGATGGTCGGACCCGTCTCTGCGTAGGCCCGCACCGCCATCCAGATGCCGATGAAGGCCGCCACGAGCGGGATCAACCAGACGATGGAGGGCCGCCGCCGGACCTGCACTTTGGCCTCGGGCACGCCGCCTTGCGGCGAGGATTCGGGCCGGTCATCCAAGGGCTCACCCATGTTCAGGCTCCTTCCGCCGGCGAGGCGCCAAGGTCAAAGAATCCCAGACGAGCCGGGGGTCGAAACACCGGACCGCCAGCATGGTCGAGAACACCATCAGGGCGAAGGCCACCGAACCGGGGCCGGGCGTGATGTTCGCAACATTGCCGATCTCCACCAGGGCGACCATGAGAGTGATGACGAAGATATCGACCATGGACCAGCGTCCCACCATTTCCGTTAGCCGGTACAGCC encodes:
- a CDS encoding winged helix-turn-helix transcriptional regulator, whose product is MACVPWTPDLARAGGLFLPLLGREEGITRRELATRVGLDPATLSVALRKLEETGIIEPPTTPENRQSRRVRCAPMIQHLGAILKMLKELDELALEGIPEKEIVLARRMLAKIHQNLASAQARK
- a CDS encoding GGDEF domain-containing protein, with amino-acid sequence MLGALGHMVRSTALPVELWEAFGAGVYLVFGTINLALWFRRQDRMGHLWLAGSSAGALMVDITGMVVRRLELAAPPWIEALNGIGVAVATVCLFELVCSLGHKQAGRVARILQTFVLILAPIPGLLLPRLLPILLLGCFVLLGWAMARAIRAAREGGSDPRLVAKGFLVLTACLILDLLKEFRLAPIPNGLPFVGFMVLFLASTRSLINRFEREEEASRTDSLTGLPNRRGFLEATDGALARSRRSGKPVSIVLSDLDHFKRVNDSLGHAAGDAVLKAVAGAIRSPLRSQDVAARWGGEEFILLLPDTGKEGAVHAAESTRTAISELVIDLDGSRIQVTLSLGVAEHLTDRSIEETIAQADAALYKAKEEGRNRVAA
- a CDS encoding VacB/RNase II family 3'-5' exoribonuclease — encoded protein: MTNHGKSRFIPKTTHRAADRRPARSKDPAPPKPGAAIRDFETFEATFLGQPEGTGGFLRPMGLTKAAKMDILVDWRETHDAIHGDRVQAEISGETFEGRVKARILKILSRSTDPLPAHLQKQDWGWRAIPIEPRMSQIIAVPETDLAQDGDFVSVLLDPDLASKQIRGTVVARLGKSTDLKIENKLTAALFNLRTEFPPQVMNELAPFPTAISTNWIKGREDLRDLVIVTVDPPTAKDFDDAISLEVLPDNEGGGWILGVHIADVSHYVKEGGPLDTEANLRGTSVYFPDECIPMIPDRLSGDLCSLREGVDRLTMTAWLTISPELEIVETRFTESVIHSTKRLTYDEVKEASLDLSPRKRAELGEDVCGLLDQCLVLSRQLTTKRLSRGALAFESEETEFIFDEEGRPVDARKYAHHEAHTMIEEFMLFANEAVARFFTRKKIPTIYRIHDEPDPVKLETFAEIARTFDLLRVNEVPTPEVLNALLDKIRGGPLEVMLNTMLLRSLKRAEYSADNIGHSGLALQDYLHFTSPIRRYPDLIVHRYLRKVLRGERLPETLHAQMALIAKQASDAEQKSTEAERENDRWKTCLLMKPKIGRRFSGRIQGFSPKVAFVRLDSPFVEVGVPLGALGGNFFLDENRTKATGMKGQVVLSIGDAVKVEIIGVDEDLRRVSAWVAEATASDAKGKPYTFVPTLAGPATLRESDFVPERRAPKPTARVRNEARPSSRETPRRSSERPTRTEKPARTGRPPARGRDDRPAARNTEARSHGDRPAPTSRIKPPKGTVRGPKPGKKRG
- a CDS encoding MCE family protein; translation: MGEPLDDRPESSPQGGVPEAKVQVRRRPSIVWLIPLVAAFIGIWMAVRAYAETGPTITITFLGAEGLEAGQTRIRYKDVEIGKVSAISLSRDLSHVVVKAEMKREAARLLSENSRFWIVRARIGSGGISGLGTLLSGAYIGMDPGKPGEATLFARDYTGMETPSIDTSQRPGALFRLRAERLGSLNIGSPVHFRQIRVGEVAGFDLDKQGMGVSIKIFINAPYADLVRTDTRFWDSGGLGLTVDANGLRMRSDSLVDLLIGGIAFENPMSLDGSGAAPPGHVFTLYPSREKIYEKELTNRHYYVVNFDESVRGLTRGAPVEYQGIQVGQVEDFKLEFHSGSLDGKIPVLIALEPERFSVVGPKDASTKTLVQRLVKRGLRAQLKTASLLTGSLFVDLGFHPDAPPRSIGRYGKYEEIPAIPSTMGAMTTMVANLTKFSERLQKLPLEDVVGELRSSIPVLRETLKQAKALMARLDEKTVPQAEATLAQGQATLATLEKTLRSDSPTQQDLRSALEEFNKAARALRDLAETLERHPESLIFGKGKPK
- a CDS encoding membrane integrity-associated transporter subunit PqiC translates to MIRLALPCLILALAAGIGCARPNLEVLHTLSPMPMEAGRQATPQTSLALEIMPVRLPEMLQRPQMVQEAGPGALSLMESHRWGNSLDKDIQRILVENIALLTGSGMVVAYPYGERVKATHRIEVDVHRLDGKPGGTLTLQATWMVAPPQGGPALLFKRTTLQRPVQGLDAEALLAAHSQILGDLSREIATGLRSLPAGR